From the genome of Arvicola amphibius chromosome 9, mArvAmp1.2, whole genome shotgun sequence, one region includes:
- the Dmc1 gene encoding meiotic recombination protein DMC1/LIM15 homolog isoform X1 encodes MKEDQVVQEESRFQDEEESLFQDIDLLQKHGINMADIKKLKSVGICTIKGIQMTTRRALCNVKGLSEAKVDKIKEAANKLIEPGFLTAFEYSEKRKMVFHITTGSQEFDKLLGGGIESMAITEAFGEFRTGKTQLSHTLCVTAQLPGAGGYSGGKIIFIDTENTFRPDRLRDIADRFNVDHDAVLDNVLYARAYTSEHQMELLDYVAAKFHEEAGIFKLLIVDSIMALFRVDFSGRGELAERQQKLAQMLSRLQKISEEYNVAVFVTNQMTADPGATMTFQADPKKPIGGHILAHASTTRISLRKGRGELRIAKIYDSPEMPENEATFAITAGGIGDAKE; translated from the exons ATGAAAGAAGATCAAGTTGTGCAGGAGGAATCAAGATTCCAAGATGAGGAG GAATCTTTGTTTCAAGACATTGACCTGTTACAGAAACATGGAATT AATATGGCTGATATTAAGAAACTGAAGTCTGTAGGGATCTGTACCATTAAAGGGATACAAATGACAACAAGAAGAGCCCTCTGCAATGTCAAAGGACTCTCAGAAGCCAAAGTGGACAAGATTAAAGAGGCAGCCAACAAACTTATT GAACCAGGATTCCTAACTGCATTTGAGTACAGCGAAAAGAGGAAGATGGTTTTCCATATCACCACTGGGAGTCAGGAATTTGA TAAATTACTAGGAGGTGGCATTGAAAGTATGGCAATTACAGAAGCTTTTGGAG AATTTCGTACTGGAAAAACTCAGCTGTCTCATACCCTCTGTG TGACAGCGCAACTTCCAGGAGCAGGCGGCTACTCTGGAGGAAAGATTATCTTCATTGATACAGAAAATACCTT CCGTCCAGATCGCCTTCGTGACATTGCCGATCGCTTTAACGTAGACCACGATGCAGTACTGGACAATGTACTCTATGCCCGTGCCTATACTA GTGAACATCAGATGGAGCTACTTGATTATGTAGCAGCCAAGTTTCACGAGGAAGCTGGCATTTTCAAACTATTG ATCGTTGACTCAATAATGGCACTTTTTCGAGTGGATTTCAGTGGCCGTGGGGAATTGGCTGAACGGCAGCAAAAATTGGCCCAGATGTTATCACGACTCCAAAAAATTTCAGaag aaTATAATGTTGCTGTTTTTGTGACCAATCAAATGACTGCAGATCCAGGAGCAACAATGAC CTTCCAGGCAGATCCTAAAAAACCCATTGGTGGACACATTCTGGCTCATGCTTCAACAACAAGAATAAGCTTgcgaaagggaagaggagaattGAGGATTGCCAAGATTTATGACAg CCCTGAGATGCCTGAAAATGAAGCCACCTTCGCAATAACTGCTGGAGGAATCGGGGATGCCAAGGAGTAG
- the Dmc1 gene encoding meiotic recombination protein DMC1/LIM15 homolog isoform X2: MKEDQVVQEESRFQDEEESLFQDIDLLQKHGINMADIKKLKSVGICTIKGIQMTTRRALCNVKGLSEAKVDKIKEAANKLIEPGFLTAFEYSEKRKMVFHITTGSQEFDKLLGGGIESMAITEAFGEFRTGKTQLSHTLCGEHQMELLDYVAAKFHEEAGIFKLLIVDSIMALFRVDFSGRGELAERQQKLAQMLSRLQKISEEYNVAVFVTNQMTADPGATMTFQADPKKPIGGHILAHASTTRISLRKGRGELRIAKIYDSPEMPENEATFAITAGGIGDAKE, translated from the exons ATGAAAGAAGATCAAGTTGTGCAGGAGGAATCAAGATTCCAAGATGAGGAG GAATCTTTGTTTCAAGACATTGACCTGTTACAGAAACATGGAATT AATATGGCTGATATTAAGAAACTGAAGTCTGTAGGGATCTGTACCATTAAAGGGATACAAATGACAACAAGAAGAGCCCTCTGCAATGTCAAAGGACTCTCAGAAGCCAAAGTGGACAAGATTAAAGAGGCAGCCAACAAACTTATT GAACCAGGATTCCTAACTGCATTTGAGTACAGCGAAAAGAGGAAGATGGTTTTCCATATCACCACTGGGAGTCAGGAATTTGA TAAATTACTAGGAGGTGGCATTGAAAGTATGGCAATTACAGAAGCTTTTGGAG AATTTCGTACTGGAAAAACTCAGCTGTCTCATACCCTCTGTG GTGAACATCAGATGGAGCTACTTGATTATGTAGCAGCCAAGTTTCACGAGGAAGCTGGCATTTTCAAACTATTG ATCGTTGACTCAATAATGGCACTTTTTCGAGTGGATTTCAGTGGCCGTGGGGAATTGGCTGAACGGCAGCAAAAATTGGCCCAGATGTTATCACGACTCCAAAAAATTTCAGaag aaTATAATGTTGCTGTTTTTGTGACCAATCAAATGACTGCAGATCCAGGAGCAACAATGAC CTTCCAGGCAGATCCTAAAAAACCCATTGGTGGACACATTCTGGCTCATGCTTCAACAACAAGAATAAGCTTgcgaaagggaagaggagaattGAGGATTGCCAAGATTTATGACAg CCCTGAGATGCCTGAAAATGAAGCCACCTTCGCAATAACTGCTGGAGGAATCGGGGATGCCAAGGAGTAG